Proteins encoded in a region of the Anopheles aquasalis chromosome 2, idAnoAquaMG_Q_19, whole genome shotgun sequence genome:
- the LOC126578071 gene encoding E3 ubiquitin-protein ligase lubel isoform X2, with translation MSNFRDFNTNPANMATSPTNRLRTGRNMPAWVTGSSDRVGPPPPPPPISNDPEYEVIDVANQQQYSNAPPPVPLKSTDIKRLTVMKCDLCGSVTPVVRCEQCDHNLFCVSCDDRYHRHPKRQTHVRTPVEPQPAPSTVKPPLPPKGEAGSSGPLPPPRRNKRSGSFHFPSPLLGRKQDQTIPTTVPQDGTEQQHQQQQQQQQKPPPPPPSPALSLREKMNSLKRFIHPSNRPLPDPPENKIHSSNSSLDSGSKRSPSVGTSRSVSTTMEKIQNNTAATLDRMTLLQQRYRQHQEAMKSDGDRSRRASLTSNTDLQSSATESSSSFRCKPSSSPFQQSYQRQQQQLQQQQQRQQHQQPYLHASHQVLPQMQHQQHHLQQPRWLNQPAPRIRSGSVASGINLLAVPGGTGAPNGPPEVESAANLAANNAPSVSPTQRSEFGDTPPMMPGPRSLSTSVFNLHQQPPQSPNMWGLNPLHQAQSMAHFNPMQWNQMNAWMARGSQNGSNMSLNLPAPHGYPQEMAGYPPGYANNWGGMYPYPMGMMPMMPGVVMPPPRSRANSRSRAASPALSTKSRKSTMSMRNLNRNSFIDDLTDDEDSDDEFQRSRGRGDRRRRERVNSTSSIEFEDPDPAQFVRASSVKHSRFSRRVGGGGGGGGSSARSLIDYPVSRKSVPRYDREEGVRERFDKMSLASPRKAPSDSFTNESDIESEARRGGNSNRSRSGNESFSSPRKPNSDSMTNDSDADFERRRQAKLRAAQNNLSVAKRVTSDSLTNESEPDADQRRQQKTKATPQSVPVPSKKVTSSDSDGRDRQRRKSETKVAITKTNPVGKKSGSQTPDTDGDQKRRFAGKQQRLRKHSSTEFVANDDEDEQPKASRQESQKAETVSSPEQVVNGLLEFRTISPSKSEASDEQKHLKTIEIKNIINDSVRSGEPELGRTVLEDSPPPAATVAPDCEWECEFCTYVNEPGVKICAICCKTASISVVSSGRVDTDTDALPARSPPPPDVVPEELMAQITEGKLQIVPPQKQLVGDVKKKDGDMDDEHHEMGVRASVEGVESLSSKQAHGEAIDIKQQVVKEKVSTGCGPSPPREIVGRSTAGTDTVISDGDQRIQASIGTSPPPPQDMSTQTYDTFEQVRNEAAKLEQTNGLPQEQARQEEALTSSLYKRSHSLATPQMLQVDRPASRNSISSDTQSLPPSPHELSPQPGLQSSARHQQAYQPSNALNQPSHPNHSPSLHPSHHGPPPDDTLSYLDRAIHQIIQTAASQSLGTTTGGRGTAAKENEKQNMYRTFNDLRRIDKIGASAKVPNTSKKSMQSSSKTMDDQIEGDESVQREEPTPIKEKPSEMTLLLREAERYQFTGEELQAAMNHCGEKHPVQWLRDNWNKLIETVQTLATKYGHEKRENTIGTISTAEARDALRQHKGNIWRAITECIEQRQRKYREIASKGNFTREDIVTSLTAHHGNLELALVELSKTQLKPFLMRIWGPPNGADNDSSNLLLQQALNEDRTGISDDIEQFISAHVERELLGEGSQDEKRVEIEEPPRELSSIEPEKVEETVQEQQNDAVAVQEPQHEEEVCEEHAVTASNTEILKDIEALIMQMERNQESADVPVLRNIQQLLSQLAGPRSRAASVTSVRSQASDRITSKSPIPVPRPVKPSAHSDNHDPTRTTADDVRDFVEENIQEILPNLVQQVRQELDSVSWVTDRQGAATKTTTLEDDIRETLMRAEYSENDYSNIHFFPFEKAPERETIFPERTTTQQTQVLPVREVRNDEEDESAHIQQFLQRAIRNEKATTMFDQYKRHHYQIDSSSDEARYTADSTDYYDLVMINQKLLSLLHTQSAKPAPVAASAEILATEQLPKEETQVAEQDPVAEVEEEPLPNSTEQASVSEALMEKKTNTKKRRGSRIPVNKNNYLSRRPVLRSSSESDFEVLGQNTKPLSPPAIAIDHVDELRHVVENIERIEQSLEGDLEIENASAVVEEVDLILEPIYINLPSKDESVIAEESAPKEAEVEVPQEQPQQLEPPVQVQEQQTTLEIAPAATVVSVENVIAEPMPSAQAAQADVLSIPATPATVPLEEAQVNTPDSAVPPTETIPSPIDEDLMHSSKLANNLSELVLDTKRLIQQMKDEINSDIATFDEEDAVYDGEYYEDEYEDGWEGEEEEEEEEEWESNEEYDGDENGDFYEYEDDDDDGSVMFSEMTIIDSNNGRSRSVEHPKMDVMPTQEPPVLELPKINMEVVRENERNSASEVSDLPLDSDFNDALSVIEQSVGEMRSMLQLTEEALGPLELANPLHHASSVETLQNSPEQSEMSELTLVPEPTHKSAEESSEQTLEAEENLQMTMRDVQTLINAKAVIGGFLKNVQKIEQVTNELISSTQPETLEDADGTQAVIYDSVQTTSTETTETKQPSVIERNLADVKNVPVNAAPSGQKDVTPAENGASAEMLVEPVQPESLPSSSSNLMANGDVKHPPIIQSEDLSGTTLGTRSEVPGNNLQTSNEAITNIPVVGGDSLDTNLEKIDTIGTVSENNDTTNTEIMVDGSATVEASDSNKNSSFESVANGEIPNASDEIIQTTQSDPSQPLAVNSTPSANNGELKTVVNTEPISADMPEYANVIVLEKMTTESITSVVPEYATVNKTGSKLELVEVASSTNTTHGSDISALNVQNGVENPQKFAINAIQASDISAPPVDVVDELERIVQNGVEDHQSELPINANGSATVNGDIVQPETLPNAVVTLTTEENQPVPAIASTNTESNETNLDQPRTNIDDVLRSSASTIDATEILTDKNENVQQDSQPASAPRVDSSAAVLNSDTINPKIGQQLVTANGVSLTNGHATNNHQQSRASSEEPSSSLIEVQPSQVIVHAPQPEGQVSPPTAPPRTTNIYQNIDVQPSTPSTPTTTSSTTVNTTPAISKVRPKTSSKLTVKLSNATTSQSEDGGSPNTPPTPTGSKAGGSKASASKTKSDTKKKATSSSAGASATAESTTGRRPSLVRKKSIGGPFGPVQTNTVKNMQKEFLSKAKDSPKPSTSKVSPKPAKLVQPKVFTNRSSTTPPGPSKASTPAATDSGSTRSTPLDDPVPGTSRDTGTYTCEKLLKKKYRETCFSDDYQTTDDEDEASRMTITESERTIIKSLVKPYEPNNEPPEVQAQQLYDDGVVQSMAQAELAVQLIEMRYAKDNAIWAATQCHTIDEAKDLLQKECELCLGVFPMNEIVSMLKCTHTCCLECAKEYYTQEITNRSITNCNCPYCKEPDLNGPNVTEDDVLEYFSNLDILLKNIVDEEVHDLFQRKIRDRTLTQDPNFKWCVHCSSGFFARPKQRRLICPDCGSITCASCRKPWEAQHEGLTCEKFAEWKEANDPELQAEGVQRHLQTHGISCPNCKFRYSLARGGCMHFTCTQCKFEFCYGCNKPFMMGAKCNVSAYCAKLGLHAHHPRNCLFYLRDKEPRDLQNLLLMNNVPFDTEPSELMKQELMNGQSTVLKCPIPLQKETPAGLMDMICSAEVPENHAGLCRTHYVEYLVGTVSKAQIDPLPILDLTDCVQELRRRGIPLPERGPWDTDEIYREMCMKIVKDQIPLN, from the exons ATGAGT AATTTTCGAGATTTCAACACAAACCCAGCGAACATGGCGACAAGTCCGACGAACAGATTGCGCACTGGCCGCAACATGCCTGCCTGGGTG ACCGGAAGCAGTGATCGTGTgggacctcctcctccacctccacccatCTCCAACGATCCCGAGTATGAGGTCATCGACGTagctaaccagcagcagtattcGAATGCTCCGCCACCAGTGCCGTTGAAATCAACAG ACATCAAACGGTTAACGGTGATGAAGTGTGATCTGTGTGGTTCCGTCACACCCGTCGTGCGGTGTGAACAGTGCGATCACAACCTGTTCTGCGTCTCTTGCGATGATCGCTACCACCGTCATCCGAAACGTCAAACTCACGTCAGAACA CCCGTTGAGCCGCAGCCAGCGCCCAGTACGGTTaagccaccgttgccaccgaagGGTGAGGCCGGATCGAGCGGtccgttgccgccgccgagAAGAAACAAGCGCTCCGGAAGCTTCCACTTTCCTAGTCCCCTGTTGGGCCGCAAGCAGGACCAG ACAATCCCCACCACCGTACCCCAAGATGGGactgaacagcagcatcagcaacaacaacaacaacaacagaagcctccaccaccaccaccgagccctGCCTTATCGTTGCGCGAAAAGATGAATTCTCTGAAGcgcttcatccatccatccaacagACCCCTGCCCGATCCTCCGGAGAACAAAATTCATT CTTCCAACTCATCGCTGGACAGTGGATCGAAGCGATCCCCATCGGTCGGAACATCGCGTTCGGTGTCTACTACGATGGAAAAGATTCAAAACAACACCGCCGCCACATTGGATCGGATGacgttgctgcagcagcgctaCCGTCAGCATCAGGAAGCCATGAAATCGGACGGCGATCGTAGCCGTCGTGCGAGCTTAACCTCAAATACTGACCTGCAG TCATCCGCTACCGAATCGTCTAGCAGCTTCCGTTGCAAGCCATCATCAAGCCCTTTTCAGCAATCGTAccaacgtcagcagcagcagctgcagcaacagcaacagcgacaacagcaccagcagccataTCTACACGCATCACACCAAGTGCTGCCGCAaatgcagcaccaacagcaccatctGCAACAACCCAGATGGCTTAATCAGCCGGCACCCAGAATACGATCTGGCAGTGTGGCTTCCGGCATCAATCTACTGGCAGTGCCCGGTGGAACCGGTGCACCGAACGGACCGCCGGAGGTCGAATCCGCCGCCAATCTTGCGGCCAATAAtgctccctctgtctctcctaCGCAGCGTTCGGAATTTGGTGACACGCCACCAATGATGCCAGGGCCTCGCAGTCTCAGCACTTCGGTTTTCAATCTACATCAGCAACCACCACAGTCGCCCAACATGTGGGGACTCAATCCGTTGCATCAG GCGCAATCGATGGCCCATTTCAATCCGATGCAGTGGAATCAAATGAATGCCTGGATGGCACGTGGCTCACAGAACGGTTCGAACATGAGTCTCAACTTACCGGCACCGCACGGATATCCGCAGGAGATGGCTGGCTATCCACCAGGTTATGCTAACAACTGGGGTGGAATGTATCCCTATCCGATGGGAATGATGCCAATGATGCCAG GTGTAGTGATGCCACCGCCCAGATCTCGAGCAAATTCGCGGTCTCGTGCGGCCTCTCCAGCGCTGAGCACCAAGTCCCGCAAGTCGACGATGTCCATGAGAAATCTAAACCGAAACAGCTTTATCGATGATCTGACCGATGATGAAGATTCGGACGATGAGTTCCAGCGGTCGCGTGGCCGCGGCGATCGACGTCGCCGTGAACGCGTCAACTCGACGAGCAGCATCGAATTTGAGGATCCCGATCCGGCGCAATTCGTGCGTGCATCGAGCGTGAAACACTCACGCTTTAGCcgtcgtgttggtggtggtggtggtggcggaggatcATCGGCACGCTCGCTGATTGATTATCCCGTGTCCAGAAAGTCCGTCCCGCGGTACGATCGGGAGGAAGGTGTGCGTGAACGGTTCGACAAGATGTCACTGGCATCACCGCGCAAAGCTCCATCGGATTCGTTCACGAATGAGTCGGACATCGAGTCGGAGGCACGACGTGGAGGTAACTCGAACCGGTCCCGTTCGGGCAATGAAAGCTTCAGCTCACCACGGAAGCCAAACTCGGACTCTATGACCAACGACTCCGATGCCGATTTTGAGCGCCGTCGACAGGCGAAACTAAGGGCCGCCCAGAACAACCTATCTGTGGCGAAACGTGTGACATCAGACTCCCTGACGAACGAGTCCGAACCTGATGCGGATCAACGGCGACAGCAGAAGACCAAAGCAACGCCACAGTCGGTTCCCGTACCGTCCAAGAAGGTCACGAGTTCGGATTCCGATGGACGCGACCGACAGCGTCGCAAGAGTGAAACCAAAGTGGCCATTACCAAGACTAACCCGGTTGGCAAAAAATCCGGCTCCCAGACTCCCGATACGGACGGTGATCAGAAGCGACGGTTCGCCGGAAAGCAGCAACGTCTGCGTAAACATTCGAGCACGGAGTTTGTCgccaacgatgatgaggacgagcAACCGAAAGCTAGTCGCCAGGAGAGCCAGAAGGCGGAGACCGTGTCCTCACCGGAGCAAGTCGTTAATGGACTGCTAGAGTTCCGCACGATCTCCCCTTCAAAATCGGAAGCCTCGGACGAACAGAAGCACCTGAAAACGATCGAAATCAAGAACATCATCAACGACAGTGTTCGATCCGGAGAACCGGAGCTTGGTCGCACGGTACTGGAggactcaccaccaccggctgccacCGTAGCACCCGATTGTGAGTGGGAATGCGAGTTCTGTACGTATGTGAACGAGCCTGGAGTGAAGATCTGCGCCATCTGCTGCAAAACGGCCTCGATCAGTGTGGTAAGCAGTGGGCGCGTAGATACGGACACCGATGCGTTGCCGGCCCGCTCACCACCGCCTCCCGATGTCGTCCCCGAGGAACTGATGGCACAGATCACGGAAGGGAAGCTACAGATCGTGCCACCCCAGAAGCAGCTGGTGGGAGATGTGAAGAAGAAAG ACGGCGACATGGACGACGAGCACCACGAGATGGGCGTGCGGGCTAGCGTAGAAGGGGTTGAAAGTCTTAGTTCTAAACAGGCGCACGGAGAGGCGATCGACATCAAACAGCAGGTAGTGAAGGAGAAGGTATCCACTGGATGCGGTCCATCGCCACCGAGGGAGATCGTTGGGAGGAGTACTGCCGGCACTGATACGGTGATCAGTGATGGTGATCAGAGAATACAGGCATCGATCGggacatcaccaccaccaccccaggaTATGTCCACGCAG ACTTACGACACATTCGAACAGGTTCGCAATGAGGCAGCAAAGCTAGAGCAAACGAACGGACTGCCACAAGAACAGGCACGCCAGGAGGAAGCACTAACGTCGTCCCTCTACAAGCGATCCCATTCGCTTGCCACACCGCAGATGCTGCAAGTGGATCGACCGGCCAGTCGCAACAGCATATCAAGCGATACGCAG AgccttccaccatcaccacatgAACTGAGCCCTCAGCCTGGCTTGCAGAGCTCAGCTCGTCATCAGCAAGCGTATCAACCGAGTAATGCACTGAATCAACCGTCTCATCCAAACCACTCACCCTCATTGCATCCTTCACACCAtgggccaccaccggatgaTACGTTGTCCTATCTGGACCGTGCGATCCATCAAATCATACAGACGGCCGCAAGCCAATCATTGGGGACGACCACGGGCGGACGGGGAACTGCTGCGAAGGAGAACGAGAAGCAGAATATGTACCGAACCTTCAACGATCTCCGTCGGATCGACAAGATCGGTGCATCTGCGAAAGTCCCAAACACCTCCAAGAAGTCAATG CAATCGAGCAGCAAAACGATGGATGATCAAATTGAAGGAGATGAATCGGTGCAACGCGAGGAGCCCACACCGATCAAAGAGAAACCATCCGAAATGACGCTTCTTTTGAGG GAAGCAGAACGATATCAGTTCACGGGCGAGGAGCTGCAGGCGGCGATGAATCATTGCGGCGAGAAGCATCCAGTCCAGTGGCTACGGGACAACTGGAACAAACTCATCGAGACCGTGCAAACGTTAGCGACCAAGTACGGGCACGAAAAGCGTGAGAACACGATCGGCACTATTTCGACCGCCGAAGCACGGGACGCGCTAAGACAGCACAAGGGTAACATCTGGCGTGCCATTACGGAGTGTAttgagcagcggcagcgcaaGTACCGTGAGATCGCCTCCAAGGGTAACTTTACGCGCGAAGACATCGTAACGAGTCTGACGGCGCACCACGGTAACCTGGAGCTGGCCCTGGTCGAGCTGAGTAAAACTCAGCTCAAACCGTTCCTGATGCGTATCTGGGGACCACCGAATGGGGCCGACAATGATAGCAgtaatctgctgctgcagcaagcgCTCAACGAGGATCGTACTGGAATTA GTGATGATATTGAACAGTTTATCAGTGCACATGTCGAGCGGGAGCTTCTTGGTGAGGGATCGCAAGACGAAAAGCGTGTAGAGATAGAAGAGCCCCCACGAGAGCTGAGCTCGATCGAGCCAGAAAAGGTTGAGGAAACGGTGCAAGAACAGCAAAACGATGCGGTAGCGGTACAGGAGCCACAGCACGAAGAAGAGGTATGTGAAGAGCATGCAGTAACCGCGTCCAACACCGAGATTCTGAAAGATATCGAGGCGCTTATAATGCAAATGGAGCGCAACCAAGAGTCAGCGGATGTGCCGGTGTTGCGTAATATCCAGCAGCTTCTGTCGCAGTTGGCCGGCCCACGGTCACGGGCAGCCTCCGTCACTTCGGTACGTTCGCAGGCAAGTGATCGTATCACGAGCAAAAGTCCCATTCCGGTTCCACGTCCCGTCAAACCATCCGCTCATTCGGACAACCACGATCCGACCCGTACGACAGCAGACGATGTGCGTGACTTTGTGGAGGAAAACATACAGGAGATTCTGCCGAACCTGGTGCAACAGGTGCGGCAAGAGCTCGACTCTGTGAGCTGGGTGACCGATCGGCAGGGAGCGGctacgaagacgacgacactgGAGGACGACATACGCGAGACACTGATGAGGGCCGAGTACTCAGAGAACGATTACAGCAACAttcatttctttccattcgaAAAAGCTCCGGAACGGGAAACGATCTTTCCAGAGCgcacaacaacacagcagACTCAGGTATTACCGGTTCGAGAGGTGAGGaacgacgaggaggatgaaagtgcacacatacagcagtTCTTGCAGCGTGCCATTCGCAACGAGAAGGCTACCACGATGTTCGATCAGTATAAGCGACATCACTATCAGATAGACAGTAGCTCCGATGAAGCACGATATACGGCCGATTCGACCGATTATTACGATCTTGTGATGATCAATCAGAAACTTTTAAGTTTGTTACATACTCAGTCAGCTAAACCTGCGCCAGTAGCTGCGTCTGCAGAGATTCTTGCCACGGAACAGCTACCAAAGGAAGAGACACAGGTTGCAGAGCAAGATCCAGTGGCCGAGGTAGAAGAGGAACCTCTACCAAACTCCACGGAACAGGCATCTGTATCCGAAGCACTTatggagaagaagacgaaTACCAAGAAGCGCCGAGGATCGCGTATTCCCGTGAACAAGAACAACTATCTCTCACGCCGGCCGGTTCTCCGTAGTTCTTCCGAGAGTGACTTTGAAGTCCTAGGacaaaacaccaaaccacTATCTCCTCCAGCCATTGCGATTGATCATGTCGATGAGTTGCGCCATGTTGTGGAGAATATTGAACGAATTGAACAGTCGCTAGAAGGAGATTTAGAGATTGAGAATGCGTCTGCTGTTGTGGAAGAGGTTGACTTGATTCTGGAACCCATTTACATTAATCTTCCATCCAAAGATGAGTCTGTCATCGCAGAGGAGTCAGCTCCGAAGGAAGCAGAGGTAGAAGTGCCTCaggagcagccgcagcagctggAACCGCCTGTTCAGGTACAAGAGCAACAAACTACGTTGGAAATTGCACCTGCTGCCACGGTAGTGTCTGTAGAAAATGTCATAGCGGAACCTATGCCATCTGCTCAAGCTGCCCAAGCTGATGTTTTAAGCATACCAGCAACTCCAGCCACAGTTCCCTTGGAGGAAGCTCAAGTTAATACACCAGATAGTGCAGTGCCTCCCACCGAGACAATACCTTCTCCAATCGATGAAGATCTAATGCATAGCTCCAAGCTGGCAAACAATCTCTCCGAGTTGGTACTGGACACGAAGCGACTGATCCAACAGATGAAGGATGAGATCAACTCCGACATTGCAACgttcgatgaagaagatgctgTGTATGATGGGGAGTATTACGAGGATGAGTACGAGGATGGGTGGGAGggtgaggaggaagaggaagaagaggaagaatgGGAGTCTAACGAAGAGTACGATGGGGACGAAAACGGTGACTTTTATGAGtacgaggatgatgacgacgatggatcGGTAATGTTCTCCGAGATGACCATCATCGACTCCAACAATGGCAGGTCGAGAAGTGTGGAGCACCCCAAAATGGACGTGATGCCAACGCAAGAGCCCCCCGTGCTCGAATTGCCCAAGATAAACATGGAGGTGGTGCGggagaatgaaagaaacagCGCATCGGAAGTCAGTGATCTTCCGCTCGACAGTGACTTTAACGATGCGCTCAGTGTGATAGAGCAGTCGGTTGGAGAGATGAGAAGTATGCTGCAGCTGACGGAAGAGGCACTCGGGCCGCTGGAACTGGCCAACCCACTACACCATGCCTCGAGCGTGGAAACATTGCAGAACAGTCCGGAGCAGAGTGAAATGAGTGAGCTGACCCTAGTGCCCGAACCGACTCATAAGTCCGCCGAAGAATCGAGTGAACAAACGCTGGAGGCAGAAGAGAACCTGCAGATGACAATGCGAGACGTTCAGACTTTGATCAACGCTAAAGCTGTGATAGGAGGCTTTCTGAAGAATGTTCAAAAGATTGAGCAAGTTACGAATGAACTGATCAGCAGCACACAGCCGGAAACATTGGAGGATGCGGATGGTACGCAGGCAGTGATTTACGATTCCGTGcaaaccacctccaccgagACGACAGAAACGAAACAACCATCGGTGATTGAGCGGAACTTGGCAGACGTGAAGAATGTGCCAGTAAATGCTGCTCCCAGTGGGCAGAAGGATGTAACGCCAGCAGAAAATGGAGCATCAGCTGAAATGTTGGTAGAGCCTGTACAGCCTGAAAGTCTTCCTAGCTCTTCATCGAACTTAATGGCTAACGGTGATGTGAAGCATCCTCCCATTATTCAGAGTGAGGATCTTTCTGGTACAACTCTCGGTACTCGTTCGGAAGTTCCTGGAAATAACCTACAGACTAGCAATGAAGCGATTACAAACATACCGGTTGTCGGTGGTGATTCCTTGGATACAAATCTTGAAAAGATCGATACAATTGGAACTGTATCAGAAAATAACGATACAACCAATACTGAAATAATGGTGGATGGAAGTGCGACTGTTGAAGCATCAGATTCTAACAAAAACAGTTCCTTTGAATCTGTAGCAAATGGTGAAATACCGAATGCTTCAGATGAAATAATTCAGACGACACAATCAGATCCCTCTCAGCCACTTGCAGTGAATTCTACACCTTCTGCAAACAATGGAGAGCTAAAAACGGTTGTAAATACTGAACCTATCTCAGCTGATATGCCGGAGTACGCCAATGTGATCGTTTTGGAGAAGATGACAACAGAAAGCATAACATCTGTGGTTCCCGAGTATGCTACTGTGAATAAAACAGGCTCCAAACTGGAACTTGTAGAAGTCGCTTCATCCACAAATACTACTCATGGATCTGATATCTCAGCGCTCAACGTTCAAAACGGAGTCGAGAATCCCCAAAAGTTCGCAATTAATGCTATTCAGGCATCTGATatctcagcaccaccagtggacGTCGTTGATGAATTGGAGAGAATCGTTCAAAACGGAGTTGAGGATCATCAGAGTGAACTCCCAATCAATGCAAACGGAAGTGCAACTGTTAATGGCGATATCGTCCAACCAGAAACTTTGCCAAATGCTGTGGTAACATTGACTACAGAAGAAAATCAACCAGTACCTGCCATAGCGAGTACAAACACCGAGTCGAATGAAACAAATCTTGACCAACCAAGAACAAATATTGATGATGTGCTGAGATCTTCAGCTAGTACCATAGACGCTACAGAGATTCTAactgataaaaatgaaaatgttcaGCAAGATAGTCAACCTGCAAGTGCACCTCGAGTTGATTCAAGCGCTGCAGTGCTAAACTCAGATACGATTAACCCAAAAATAGGACAACAACTGGTGACTGCTAACGGAGTATCGCTTACGAACGGTCATGCAACGAACAATCATCAACAATCACGCGCCTCCTCTGAGGAACCATCATCTAGCCTCATAGAAGTTCAACCATCCCAGGTCATCGTGCATGCTCCTCAACCCGAAGGCCAGGTATCCCCGCCAACGGCTCCACCTCGTACTACCAACATTTATCAAAACATAGACGTTCAACCATCCACACCCTCCACACCtaccaccacgagcagcaccacagtAAATACTACCCCAGCTATATCCAAGGTTCGCCCCAAAACCTCATCCAAACTAACCGTCAAGCTTTCGAACGCCACTACTTCACAGTCGGAGGATGGTGGatcaccaaacacaccaccgaCTCCCACTGGATCGAAGGCTGGCGGTAGTAAGGCTTCCGCTTCCAAGACTAAATCCGACACCAAAAAgaaagccaccagcagctctgCCGGGGCCAGCGCCACAGCCGAATCAACCACTGGCCGCAGGCCATCGCTCGTGCGCAAAAAGTCCATCGGTGGTCCCTTTGGACCGGTGCAAACGAACACCGTGAAGAACATGCAGAAAGAGTTCCTGAGCAAAGCGAAGGACTCTCCGAAGCCGAGCACCTCGAAAGTTTCTCCCAAACCGGCGAAGCTCGTGCAACCCAAGGTGTTTACGAACCGTTcgtccaccacaccacccggTCCAAGCAAAGCATCAACGCCAGCGGCTACGGATAGCGGCTCAACACGGTCAACACCACTGGATGACCCGGTTCCGGGTACGTCGCGTGACACGGGAACGTACACCTGCGAAAAGCTGCTCAAGAAGAAGTACCGTGAGACGTGCTTCAGCGATGACTACCAGACCacggacgatgaggacgaagcGAGCCGGATGACGATCACGGAGAGTGAGCGGACCATTATCAAAAGCCTGGTCAAACCGTACGAACCGAATAATGAACCGCCCGAA GTTCAAGCGCAACAGCTGTACGATGATGGAGTGGTCCAAAGCATGGCCCAAGCGGAGCTCGCCGTGCAGTTGATTGAGATGAGGTATGCAAAGGATAATGCAATCTGGGCCGCCACCCAGTGCCATACGATCGACGAGGCAAAGGATCTGCTGCAGAAGGAGTGCGAACTATGTTTGGGTGTGTTCCCGATGAACGAAATAGTGTCGATGCTCAAGTGCACCCATACCTGTTGCCTCGAGTGTGCCAAGGAGTACTACACCCAGGAGATCACGAACCGCTCCATCACCAATTGCAACTGTCCGTACTGCAAGGAGCCGGACCTGAATGGACCGAACGTAACGGAGGATGATGTGCTGGAGTACTTTTCGAATCTGGACATTCTACTCAAGAACATCGTCGATGAAGAGGTGCACGATCTGTTCCAGCGCAAAATACGCGATCGTACACTGACGCAGGATCCAAACTTTAAATGGTGCGTCCACTGTTCGAGTGGATTCTTCGCTCGACCGAAGCAGCGTCGCTTGATTTGTCCCGACTGTGGGTCAATCACTTGCGCATCGTGCCGCAAACCG TGGGAAGCACAGCACGAGGGATTGACCTGCGAGAAGTTCGCCGAATGGAAGGAAGCCAACGATCCCGAACTGCAGGCCGAAGGTGTCCAACGACATCTGCAGACCCATGGGATCAGTTGTCCGAACTGCAAGTTTCGCTACTCGCTGGCACGTGGTGGCTGTATGCACTTTACCTGTACGCAGTGCAAATTTGAATTCTGCTACGGTTGTAACAAACCATTCATGATGGGAGCAAAGTGCAACGTGTCGGCGTACTGTGCTAAGCTGGGACTTCACGCTCACCACCCCCGGAACTGTCTATTCTACCTTCGCGATAAGGAACCGCGAGATTTGCAAAATTTACTGCtg ATGAACAATGTTCCATTCGATACTGAGCCATCGGAGCTGATGAAACAGGAACTGATGAACGGACAGAGCACCGTGCTAAAGTGTCCCATTCCACTGCAAAAGGAAACACCGGCCGGTCTCATGGATATGATCTGTAGTGCCGAGGTTCCGGAGAATCATGCAGGGCTGTGCAG AACCCATTACGTTGAATATTTGGTCGGCACGGTATCGAAAGCGCAGATCGATCCGCTACCGATACTGGATCTAACCGATTGTGTCCAAGAGTTGCGCCGCCGTGGCATACCGCTCCCGGAACGGGGTCCCTGGGACACCGATGAAATTTATCGGGAAATGTGCATGAAG ATCGTTAAGGACCAAATTCCTCTCAACTGA